From one Acipenser ruthenus chromosome 21, fAciRut3.2 maternal haplotype, whole genome shotgun sequence genomic stretch:
- the LOC117426421 gene encoding iron-sulfur cluster co-chaperone protein HscB-like isoform X3, with amino-acid sequence MLVLNRLRPAASSQAQSICLVNTRHSLSKSLKSTTTTCSDFEPAFLNENDTDSPTRHSLPLPHFWKCLETRQQATAAKLFSTTPSYCQYGLGFRTFSTVLKTQNCWNCGESLQQTHTYFCTTCKVLQPPDEDRNYFDIMDCENSFAVDIQKLQRTYRNLQRSLHPDNFSQKQTKEQELSEKQSALVNEAYRTLLGPLSRGLYMLKLQGLQLEEGTHFVMEPQFLYEIMEINESLAATQTEEEASDIGHCIQDRLQELIRDVSESFSKASERSKLWYLPDLTTRL; translated from the exons ATGTTGGTTCTAAATAGATTACGGCCAGCTGCCTCTTCTCAAGCTCAGAGTATATGCTTGGTGAATACGAGGCATTCGCTTTCAAAATCGCTGAAATCGACAACAACAACGTGCTCCGATTTCGAACCAGCTTTCTTAAATGAAAATGACACTGACAGTCCGACAAGACACAGTCTCCCACTTCCACATTTTTGGAAATGTTTGGAAACACGGCAGCAAGCGACGGCAGCCAAGTTATTTTCAACAACCCCGTCATACTGTCAGTACGGGCTGGGTTTCAGGACTTTCTCCACCGTTTTAAAAACGCAGAACTGTTGGAATTGCGGGGAAAGTCTGCAACAAACTCACACTTACTTCTGCACGACGTGCAAAGTTCTGCAGCCGCCCGATGAGGACAGGAACTACTTTGACATAATGGACTG tgaGAACTCATTTGCTGTGGACATTCAGAAGCTTCAGCGAACATACAGAAACCTGCAGCGTTCTCTTCACCCTGACAATTTCAGCCAGAAACAAACG AAAGAGCAAGAGCTATCTGAAAAACAGTCAGCGTTGGTGAATGAGGCTTATAGGACCCTGCTTGGACCCCTGAGTCGAGGGCTTTATATG CTAAAGCTTCAAGGACTGCAGCTAGAAGAAGGCACACACTTTGTTATGGAGCCACAGTTTCTTTACGAAATCATGGAAATCAATGAGAGCCTGGCTGCAACACAAACAGAGGAGGAAGCCAGTGACATTGGACATTGTATTCAAG acaGATTGCAAGAGTTGATCAGAGACGTCAGTGAGTCGTTCAGCAAAG CTTCTGAGCGAAGCAAACTCTGGTACCTTCCTGACTTAACCACACGCCTCTGA
- the LOC117426421 gene encoding iron-sulfur cluster co-chaperone protein HscB-like isoform X2 yields MLVLNRLRPAASSQAQSICLVNTRHSLSKSLKSTTTTCSDFEPAFLNENDTDSPTRHSLPLPHFWKCLETRQQATAAKLFSTTPSYCQYGLGFRTFSTVLKTQNCWNCGESLQQTHTYFCTTCKVLQPPDEDRNYFDIMDCENSFAVDIQKLQRTYRNLQRSLHPDNFSQKQTKEQELSEKQSALVNEAYRTLLGPLSRGLYMLKLQGLQLEEGTHFVMEPQFLYEIMEINESLAATQTEEEASDIGHCIQDRLQELIRDVSESFSKGDLKKAKMLLAKMKYFVNIEDKVKEKLSSS; encoded by the exons ATGTTGGTTCTAAATAGATTACGGCCAGCTGCCTCTTCTCAAGCTCAGAGTATATGCTTGGTGAATACGAGGCATTCGCTTTCAAAATCGCTGAAATCGACAACAACAACGTGCTCCGATTTCGAACCAGCTTTCTTAAATGAAAATGACACTGACAGTCCGACAAGACACAGTCTCCCACTTCCACATTTTTGGAAATGTTTGGAAACACGGCAGCAAGCGACGGCAGCCAAGTTATTTTCAACAACCCCGTCATACTGTCAGTACGGGCTGGGTTTCAGGACTTTCTCCACCGTTTTAAAAACGCAGAACTGTTGGAATTGCGGGGAAAGTCTGCAACAAACTCACACTTACTTCTGCACGACGTGCAAAGTTCTGCAGCCGCCCGATGAGGACAGGAACTACTTTGACATAATGGACTG tgaGAACTCATTTGCTGTGGACATTCAGAAGCTTCAGCGAACATACAGAAACCTGCAGCGTTCTCTTCACCCTGACAATTTCAGCCAGAAACAAACG AAAGAGCAAGAGCTATCTGAAAAACAGTCAGCGTTGGTGAATGAGGCTTATAGGACCCTGCTTGGACCCCTGAGTCGAGGGCTTTATATG CTAAAGCTTCAAGGACTGCAGCTAGAAGAAGGCACACACTTTGTTATGGAGCCACAGTTTCTTTACGAAATCATGGAAATCAATGAGAGCCTGGCTGCAACACAAACAGAGGAGGAAGCCAGTGACATTGGACATTGTATTCAAG acaGATTGCAAGAGTTGATCAGAGACGTCAGTGAGTCGTTCAGCAAAG GAGACCTTAAAAAGGCAAAGATGCTTCTGGCTAAAATGAAATACTTTGTCAACATTGAGGACAAGGTGAAGGAAAAGCTCTCTTCATCCTGA